A stretch of the Rhizobium sp. CCGE531 genome encodes the following:
- a CDS encoding DUF1778 domain-containing protein yields the protein MIAFKDMTAEIDEPNDARMGFRTKARIKTAIQRAAALSGVDDSAFTINAAYQSAMMTIAAHERTLLQPVDHAAFFAALDNPPEPTDKLKAAFKRHSETVVSK from the coding sequence ATGATTGCTTTCAAAGACATGACTGCCGAAATCGATGAACCAAATGACGCACGTATGGGCTTCCGTACGAAGGCGCGCATCAAGACGGCAATCCAACGCGCTGCTGCGCTGTCCGGTGTAGACGACTCCGCTTTTACGATTAACGCTGCTTATCAATCCGCCATGATGACGATTGCCGCTCATGAGCGGACCCTTTTGCAGCCAGTCGATCATGCTGCGTTTTTTGCTGCACTGGACAACCCGCCAGAGCCGACAGATAAGCTTAAGGCTGCTTTCAAGCGTCATAGCGAGACTGTCGTTTCAAAATAA
- a CDS encoding GNAT family N-acetyltransferase yields MPQNEAPKPIIEPLDPSKHDRAAFSCGIEQVDNFFQKTANKLQKSDNLRVFVMTQNGGPVMGFYAINSHAADYTELPKKFARDRPGHGSIPAAYISMIGRDLKFAGGGYGGDLLIDCLTRIARISDDIGTAIVMLDVLDCGDAERTEKRVKLYKEYGFQPLPTNAMRMFIPIATIKKMFD; encoded by the coding sequence ATGCCGCAAAACGAAGCGCCAAAGCCAATCATCGAGCCGCTCGATCCCTCAAAACACGATCGGGCGGCTTTTTCGTGCGGCATTGAGCAGGTCGATAACTTCTTTCAGAAGACCGCAAACAAGCTTCAGAAGAGCGACAATCTTCGCGTTTTCGTGATGACGCAAAACGGAGGCCCGGTGATGGGCTTCTACGCCATCAACAGTCACGCTGCTGATTATACGGAGCTTCCGAAAAAATTCGCCCGCGACCGGCCCGGACATGGGTCAATTCCCGCGGCCTACATCTCAATGATCGGTCGCGACTTGAAATTCGCTGGCGGCGGATATGGCGGCGACCTGCTGATCGACTGCTTGACGCGAATAGCGCGCATCTCGGATGACATAGGTACGGCAATCGTCATGCTCGACGTCCTGGATTGCGGTGATGCAGAGCGGACCGAGAAACGAGTAAAGCTTTACAAGGAATACGGCTTCCAGCCTCTGCCGACAAACGCTATGCGGATGTTCATCCCAATCGCGACGATCAAAAAGATGTTTGACTAA
- a CDS encoding isochorismatase family protein, with translation MIPDLQDIQVIFVDLQPALIEGSKTNPPEIIAAAAGALLQASRILQWPVTFSIVPVGGKLGEPIPELRNDAANTNTFSRTTTNPFLVPALAETPATKNRSALIISGFSAETAVLQTAFGALQAGYFVYVPVDAIGSRSERTERAAITEMERRGATLTSVRSLLLRLTPDLSSAPGSEILKALGSL, from the coding sequence ATGATACCCGATCTCCAAGACATTCAAGTGATTTTCGTTGATCTGCAGCCAGCCCTGATCGAAGGGAGCAAGACCAATCCCCCGGAAATCATTGCTGCTGCTGCCGGCGCTCTCCTGCAGGCCAGTCGGATTTTGCAATGGCCCGTTACATTTTCCATAGTGCCAGTGGGAGGCAAGCTGGGCGAGCCAATCCCTGAATTGCGCAACGATGCCGCTAATACGAATACGTTCTCGAGAACGACGACGAATCCTTTCCTGGTTCCGGCTTTGGCTGAAACGCCCGCCACAAAAAACCGAAGTGCGCTGATCATTTCAGGCTTTTCGGCGGAGACTGCTGTACTACAGACTGCGTTTGGCGCCTTGCAGGCAGGCTATTTCGTCTACGTGCCTGTTGATGCCATCGGAAGCCGTTCCGAGCGCACCGAACGGGCTGCAATTACCGAAATGGAGCGGCGCGGCGCAACATTGACTTCCGTTCGGAGCTTGCTACTGCGTCTCACTCCGGATTTGTCCAGTGCTCCCGGTAGCGAGATATTGAAGGCCCTCGGCTCGCTGTGA
- a CDS encoding fructose bisphosphate aldolase, translating into MTADARMMTQMTSRDGFIAALDQSGGSTPAALRLYGISDSDYSGEEEMFRIMHEMRVRIMTTPAFSGDKVIGAILFEKTMDGDANGKPVPSYLWEERGVVPFLKVDKGLVGEEDGVQLMKPMPDLDALLQRAVKKGIFGTKMRSVIAHADQTGIAAVVKQQFVVGRQILGHGLVPIIEPEVSIKSPTKAEAEAILRDEIARELDALSPGQQVMIKLTIPTVADFYKPLIDHKSVARVVALSGGYSRVDACEKLTHNHGMIASFSRALTEDLRSTMSDAEFDASLGKTIEEIYNASVLKV; encoded by the coding sequence ATGACAGCGGATGCACGGATGATGACGCAGATGACCAGCCGGGACGGTTTCATCGCCGCCCTCGATCAGAGTGGTGGTTCTACGCCGGCTGCCTTGCGTCTCTACGGCATTTCCGATTCCGACTACAGCGGCGAGGAGGAGATGTTCCGGATCATGCATGAGATGCGAGTGCGCATCATGACGACACCCGCATTCTCCGGTGACAAGGTAATCGGCGCCATCCTTTTCGAGAAGACCATGGATGGAGACGCGAATGGAAAACCGGTCCCTTCGTACCTCTGGGAAGAGCGCGGCGTCGTGCCGTTTCTGAAAGTCGACAAAGGATTGGTGGGCGAAGAAGATGGCGTCCAGCTAATGAAGCCGATGCCAGATCTTGACGCTCTGCTGCAGCGCGCAGTGAAGAAGGGCATCTTCGGTACCAAGATGCGATCGGTGATCGCGCATGCCGACCAGACCGGAATCGCTGCCGTGGTAAAGCAGCAGTTTGTTGTAGGGCGGCAAATCCTGGGCCACGGACTCGTTCCGATCATCGAGCCGGAGGTCTCGATCAAGAGCCCGACCAAAGCGGAAGCGGAAGCGATCCTGCGCGACGAGATCGCCCGAGAACTCGATGCTCTGTCCCCGGGCCAGCAGGTCATGATCAAACTGACCATTCCGACGGTTGCGGATTTTTACAAGCCGCTCATCGACCACAAGTCGGTCGCTCGTGTGGTCGCGCTCTCAGGCGGCTATAGCCGCGTCGACGCCTGCGAAAAGCTCACCCACAATCATGGCATGATCGCCAGCTTCTCGAGGGCTTTGACTGAAGATTTGCGGTCAACGATGAGCGATGCGGAGTTCGATGCCAGCCTTGGAAAAACGATTGAAGAGATTTACAACGCGAGCGTGTTGAAGGTCTGA
- a CDS encoding sugar kinase, with translation MIEFASRKIVAIGEAMIEMAPDGANMFRFGYAGDTFNTAWHMAHLLGDAASVGFVSRVGVDGLSDRFVEELQADGFDTTVISRDPMRTMGLYVIELDGVERSFHYWRKDSAATHLADDAAQLSTAIDDAGLIHVSGITLAILSESGRHTLLESVARTRDAGAIVSFDPNVRPRLWTSPEHTRRSIEDMLTLSDIVLPSFDDEAALWGDKSPADTIARIEAEGRKEIIVKNGADAVTFASSNESGEMVTPKVAMIRDTTGAGDAFNAGYLAARIGGMALREAVIFGQQLSAEVLRHPGARAPKEALGRFTLHRDEKLGRIFACPRSATPE, from the coding sequence ATGATCGAGTTTGCATCGAGAAAGATTGTCGCCATCGGCGAGGCGATGATCGAAATGGCGCCCGACGGAGCGAACATGTTCCGCTTCGGTTACGCCGGTGACACGTTCAATACCGCATGGCACATGGCGCACTTGCTGGGTGATGCGGCGAGTGTGGGCTTCGTGTCGAGGGTAGGGGTCGACGGTCTCTCCGACCGGTTCGTCGAGGAGCTCCAGGCAGATGGATTCGACACCACGGTCATCTCGCGCGATCCGATGCGCACAATGGGCCTCTACGTCATTGAGTTGGACGGCGTCGAGCGCAGCTTTCACTATTGGCGCAAGGATTCGGCAGCCACGCATCTCGCCGACGACGCGGCACAGTTGTCGACGGCAATCGACGACGCAGGCTTGATCCATGTTTCGGGAATAACGCTGGCTATTTTGTCCGAGAGCGGTCGCCATACGCTACTTGAATCCGTTGCAAGAACGCGCGACGCAGGCGCGATCGTCTCCTTCGATCCAAATGTCCGTCCGCGGCTTTGGACGTCGCCCGAGCACACGCGGCGAAGCATTGAGGACATGCTTACGCTCAGCGATATCGTGCTCCCGAGCTTCGACGACGAGGCTGCTCTGTGGGGCGACAAGTCCCCAGCCGACACCATCGCCAGGATCGAAGCTGAGGGACGGAAGGAAATTATCGTCAAGAACGGAGCAGACGCAGTTACCTTCGCCTCCAGCAACGAGAGCGGCGAGATGGTGACTCCGAAAGTCGCAATGATCCGGGACACGACAGGGGCCGGTGATGCCTTCAACGCAGGTTATCTGGCGGCCCGTATTGGCGGGATGGCGCTGCGTGAAGCAGTGATTTTCGGCCAGCAGCTTTCAGCCGAAGTTTTGCGGCATCCTGGGGCTCGCGCACCAAAGGAAGCTCTCGGACGGTTCACGCTGCATCGCGACGAGAAGTTAGGCCGCATCTTCGCATGCCCGAGGAGCGCGACGCCGGAATAG
- a CDS encoding FAD-binding protein: MTIDVPQHILDALTDVDMPRLSPEAVSSETIRLAGIDVSVYRAGCVIVGSGAAGLRAAVELKRRGDDVAIVSQSAWGGTSACSGSDKQTLHTANTADQGDNYKAMARAIRTGGAMDEDTAYVEAVGSSRMMASLQFLGLPLPQEPLGGTLRYQTDHDEVGRATSCGPRTSRLMVKVLAEEAIRLGIPFYNHATTVKILKDQQGAESRTCGVLVMKAGDRSEKNPLGLALFACNVLVLAAGGPGELYRDSVYPNGCFGSLGLALEAGIELVNLTESQFGIGTRREGFPWNLSGTYVQAIPHIFSVDAAGNEHHFLAEYYRTTQELASNVFRKGYQWPFHSTRMLDFGSSLVDLAIYRESTTGRQVFMDFNRNPLPVPGDLPFSLARLDHDVSQYLGNAGASQEMPIDRLRHMNPLSIELYRRYKIDVVEQPLEFAVNNQHMNGGIMVDTWGRSNLPGCYAIGEAAGTHGVTRPGGAALNAGQVFGTRVAEHISADRKARTAPGEDIRIAAKRGMAEISTLLRSDSELTVKAIRTEVQTRMSDKAGLICDPSSVTDALQEARLLNKRISEHGIAYDRAAEAARAVQWCQMAIASEAVLAALDFFIANGGGSRGARAICDRNGESLPLSKSGPLEEFRFRKERDEHREEQIVVRMGAGGFDIHTRQNRTFDESAKSFFERDWPAWLTGRIYDLETR; encoded by the coding sequence ATGACCATCGATGTTCCGCAACACATCCTCGACGCGCTGACGGATGTCGACATGCCGCGACTGTCCCCCGAAGCCGTGTCCTCGGAGACAATCCGCCTGGCGGGCATCGACGTGTCCGTCTATCGAGCCGGCTGCGTCATCGTCGGATCTGGCGCGGCGGGGCTGCGCGCGGCGGTCGAACTGAAGCGGCGCGGCGACGATGTGGCGATCGTCAGCCAAAGCGCCTGGGGCGGCACGTCCGCTTGTTCCGGCTCCGACAAGCAGACGCTGCACACCGCAAATACCGCTGACCAAGGCGATAACTATAAGGCGATGGCCCGCGCAATCCGAACGGGCGGCGCGATGGACGAGGACACGGCTTACGTCGAGGCCGTCGGGTCATCACGCATGATGGCGTCGCTGCAGTTCCTGGGTCTTCCACTTCCGCAGGAGCCGCTTGGCGGGACGTTGCGATATCAGACGGACCACGACGAGGTCGGTCGCGCAACGAGCTGCGGACCAAGAACGTCGAGGCTGATGGTCAAGGTGCTGGCCGAAGAGGCGATACGTCTGGGGATCCCGTTCTACAACCACGCAACGACCGTAAAGATACTGAAGGACCAGCAGGGGGCCGAAAGCCGAACCTGCGGCGTGCTCGTCATGAAGGCGGGCGACCGAAGCGAGAAGAATCCTCTCGGCTTGGCTCTCTTCGCGTGCAACGTTCTGGTACTGGCCGCAGGCGGACCGGGAGAACTCTATCGAGACAGTGTCTATCCGAACGGCTGCTTCGGCTCCTTGGGCCTGGCCCTTGAGGCGGGCATCGAGCTGGTGAACCTGACGGAGAGCCAGTTCGGGATCGGCACTCGCCGGGAAGGATTCCCATGGAATCTTTCCGGCACCTACGTGCAGGCCATTCCCCATATCTTTTCGGTAGACGCCGCAGGAAACGAGCACCATTTCCTCGCGGAGTACTACCGGACCACCCAGGAGCTGGCATCGAACGTGTTCCGGAAGGGCTACCAATGGCCATTCCATTCCACCCGCATGCTCGATTTCGGATCGAGCCTCGTGGATCTCGCCATCTATCGAGAGAGCACTACCGGCCGTCAGGTTTTCATGGACTTCAACAGGAACCCGCTGCCTGTCCCCGGCGACCTGCCGTTCTCGCTGGCACGGCTCGACCACGACGTCAGCCAGTATCTTGGGAATGCAGGGGCAAGCCAGGAGATGCCGATCGATCGTCTTCGGCACATGAACCCACTTTCGATCGAGCTCTACCGCCGCTACAAGATCGACGTTGTCGAGCAGCCCTTAGAATTCGCGGTGAACAATCAGCATATGAACGGGGGGATCATGGTCGACACTTGGGGGCGTAGCAACCTTCCCGGTTGCTACGCGATCGGCGAGGCCGCCGGAACCCATGGTGTTACCCGTCCCGGAGGTGCCGCACTCAACGCCGGGCAGGTGTTCGGCACGCGCGTTGCGGAGCACATATCTGCCGACCGGAAAGCTCGGACGGCTCCGGGAGAGGACATCAGGATTGCTGCCAAACGGGGTATGGCCGAAATCAGCACGCTCCTTCGCTCCGACAGCGAACTGACTGTGAAGGCAATCCGCACAGAAGTGCAGACGCGCATGAGCGACAAAGCCGGCTTGATCTGCGATCCGAGCAGCGTCACTGACGCACTGCAGGAGGCACGACTGCTCAATAAGCGTATTAGTGAGCATGGGATAGCCTACGACCGGGCCGCAGAGGCAGCCCGCGCCGTTCAATGGTGTCAGATGGCGATCGCATCCGAAGCCGTCCTCGCCGCCTTAGACTTCTTCATCGCAAATGGCGGTGGCAGTCGCGGTGCGCGGGCGATCTGCGATCGTAACGGTGAATCCTTGCCTCTCTCCAAGTCGGGTCCGCTTGAGGAGTTTCGCTTCCGCAAGGAGCGCGACGAGCACCGTGAGGAGCAGATTGTCGTGCGAATGGGCGCCGGAGGCTTCGATATCCATACTCGTCAGAATCGGACATTCGACGAGAGCGCCAAGTCCTTCTTCGAACGGGACTGGCCCGCCTGGCTCACGGGGCGCATCTACGATCTCGAAACTCGCTGA